Below is a window of Brachyspira hampsonii DNA.
CATAAAAATTATATAATATCATTAATAGATTTATGCGGAAGCTATAAAGAAATATTAAAAAAAATAGAAAGCATAATAATAAATGATAAAATGCAAAAAGCATATAATGAATTAAAAATACTGTCAGCGGTATTTGAAAATTATGATAACTTCGATAAAATTTTATTAGATTTTTCAATAGAAAGCAAACTTGGATATTATAATGGAATAATTTTTAAAGGATATATAAAAGGCAGCAATGATGCTGTGCTTTCCGGAGGAAGGTATGATAAACTTCTTGCGAAATTTAATGCCCATACACAAAATGATAAAAATAAAAAAAATGCAATAGGCTTTGCTGTTTATATGGATAAATTATATACAAGTGATATAGATAAAAATGAATACGACTTCGATATATTAATCTTATATAAAAGCGGAGATGAAAAAATATTATTAAGCAAAGTACAGAGTCTTATAAATGAAAGCAAGAAAGTAAGAACAGATATATACAGCGATGACTATAATACAGAATATAGTTACAAAGAAAAATATATATTTGAAGATAATAATCTAATAAAAATTAATTAATTTTATTTTTATTATCAAACAAAACAATTCTTGTAACTGTAGGATTAAGTTTTACTATAGTACCATCATCTAGTTTATGTTCAGCTAATGATATTTTAGTATTTTGTAAATTTTTTATTTTTTTATTTGTCATATATACTCCTTTATTTAAAGTATATAAATCATATTACAATTGTCAAGAAAATATGAAAAAATATTGTTTTATTAAATAATATAAGCACATTATTTTAACTATCATAATAAAAAATGTATATAATCTTATTTATATAGTATTATTACTTTTTAATTATTTGAATATAAACTATTAATATATTTATAATGTTTTTATAAGCTGATATAATAAACCTAAAATATAAAATTTATATAATAGT
It encodes the following:
- a CDS encoding ATP phosphoribosyltransferase regulatory subunit, with translation MNENNIASKLTKIYEQYGYKKIKLSKFEDYNLYNNYKDFLQTEHILTFMNLNGNLQSLRPDVTLSIVKKVLKDNNKYTNKIYYIEDIYKIDSVSNEYEEIQQLGVEIIGTLSTYSNLEIISMAIDSLKSINDEYILEISSIDFMFALIDELNLDEDKKLEILNFIYSKNKHDLEKTLTCNNINDKHKNYIISLIDLCGSYKEILKKIESIIINDKMQKAYNELKILSAVFENYDNFDKILLDFSIESKLGYYNGIIFKGYIKGSNDAVLSGGRYDKLLAKFNAHTQNDKNKKNAIGFAVYMDKLYTSDIDKNEYDFDILILYKSGDEKILLSKVQSLINESKKVRTDIYSDDYNTEYSYKEKYIFEDNNLIKIN